Genomic window (Croceicoccus sp. Ery15):
CGACGACAGGCTCGCTCGTTTCGCCGAACTCGGTCGAACTTGCGCCGGCGATTCCCGCCGTGTTCCGGGCGCCTTCGATGCAGGCCATCTGCATGCCGAGACAGATGCCGAGGAATGGCACGTCGCGTTCACGGGCAAAGCGGACGCTCTCGATCTTGCCTTCGCTGCCCCGTTCGCCAAAACCGCCGGGGACGAGGATGCCGTGCATCGGTTCCAGCGCCGCCACGATGTCCGATTCATCCTGTTCGAACAATTCGGCATCGATCCACTTCACATGGACCTTGGTGCGATTGGCCATTCCGCCGTGAATCAGCGCTTCGTTCAGCGATTTATACGCATCGGGCAGGCCGACATATTTGCCGACCACACCGATGGTCACCTCACCCTCCGGATTCTCGAACCGGTCGACGATGTCGTCCCAGCCCGCCAGTTCGGGTGCCGGTGCATCCATGCGGAAATGGCGCAGAACCTCTGCGTCGAGACCCTCGGCATGATATTGCAGCGGCACCGCATAGATGCTGCTGGCATCGAGCGCGGGAATGACCGCTTCTGTCCGCACGTTGCAGAACTGCGCGATCTTGCGGCGTTCGCTTTCGGGCAATTCATGTTCGCAGCGGCACAGCAGCAGGTCGGGCTGTACGCCAAGGCTCGTCAGCTCGCGCACCGAATGCTGGGTGGGCTTGGTCTTCAGCTCGCCCGCCGCCTTGATATAGGGCACCAGCGTCACGTGAATCGCGGCGGTCTGTTCGCGCGGCAGTTCGTTACGCAGCTGGCGAATCGCTTCGATAAAGGGAAGCCCCTCGATATCGCCGACGGTGCCGCCGAATTCGCACAGGACGAAATCCAGCCCCTCGGTATCGGCAAGGGCGAATTGCTTGATCGCGTCGGTCACATGCGGGATCACCTGAACGGTCGCGCCCAGATAATCACCACGCCGTTCCCTGGCGATGATCGACTGATAGATCCGCCCGCTGGTGATATTGTCGCCCTGATGCGCCGACACGCCGGTAAAGCGTTCGTAGTGGCCCAGATCGAGGTCGGTTTCCGCCCCGTCGTCGGTCACGAAAACCTCGCCGTGCTGATAGGGGCTCATCGTCCCCGGATCGACGTTGAGATAGGGGTCGAACTTACGAATGCGGACCTTGTAGCCACGCGCTTGCAAAAGGGCAGCCAGCGATGCCGCCATAAGACCTTTGCCGAGCGAGGAGACCACGCCGCCGGTGATGAAAATGTACCGCGCCATGGGGGTTGGGCCTTAGTCGAAAGAATCGAAATGGGGCAAGCTTCGTGTGAAGCCTGCGGCCGCTTTTCGTCAATTTAATGGGGATGGACCGGATAAGCGATCCGGTCCGGTGCTGATTTCAGGGCGGAACCCTATGTGGCCCGGTTATTCGGCCGAACCGGCCAGCGGATCTGCATCGGCAGCCGGCGCCGCCTCGCCCGCAGGAGCGGGAGTCGCCGCAGGAACGGCAGGCGCCAGCGGATCGGGCGCTGCGGCGGGGATCGTACGGTCGAGCGAGGTATCGATTTCGCTGCCCTGCGTGGTTTCGACGGCAATCGCCGCCAGCGCGATCGACAGCACGACGAACAGAACAGCCAGAATGCCGGTGGCCCGCGTCATGAAATTGGCCGCACCGCGCGCGCTCATCAGGCCGGACGGGCTACCGCCCACGCCAAGCCCGCCGCCTTCCGACTGCTGCATCAGGATCGCGCCGACCAGCGCCGCACCAACAATCGCTTGAACGATGGTAAGAAACAGGAAAAGCGACATCGATTGATCCGGTTATGCAGACAGACAACAAGTTTGCGAAAAATAGGAGCCGCGCGTGCCTATGCAAGCCCGTGCGCCGATCCAAGGCGGCGGCTCTTACCGGCAGCGGCCCTAACTTGCAAGCAACCCGAACTGGGAAGCAAAGGGGCGGGGGGCAAGTTTCGGACGTTCAGCCTTCGTCCAAAGAGGATGCCGCCGCGATGATCGGTACGAAACCGTCCGCCGTCAGGCTGGCCCCGCCGACCAGCGCGCCGCCCACTTCGGATGCCGACAGCAATTCGGCCGCGTTATCGCCCTTGACCGACCCGCCATAGAGAATGCGGATTTCCTTCCCCTCGTCCCCGTAACGGTCCATCAGCACCGCGCGCAGCCATTTATGCATGGTACCCACATCCTGAACCGACGGGACGCGACCCGTGCCGATGGCCCAGATCGGTTCATAGGCGACCGACAGGCGCTGCGGCGAATCGGGCAGGCAATCGGCCAGCTGGCGCGCGACGATCTTCTCCGCCTCGCCCGAATCGCGCTGCTCCGCGCTTTCGCCCACGCACAGGATCACGCCAAGGTCGACGGCCTGCGCCGCTTCGGCCTTGGCCTTGACGTCCGCGTTGGTCTCGCCATGGTCGGCGCGGCGCTCGGAATGGCCGACGATCACGAAATCGGCCCCCGCCTCGCGCAGCATGGCGGCCGAAATATCGCCGGTATGCGCACCCTTCTCGGACGAATGGCAATTCTGCGCGCCCACGCCGATCTGGTTCACCGCCTCTCGCAGTGCCGAAATCAGCGTTGCGGGCGGCGCGATCGCCACCTCTACCTTGGGCAGGCGCGACGAAGCGCGGTCGATGGCGCGCGCCTCGCTAAGATCGGTGCGCATGCCGTGCATTTTCCAGTTTCCGACTACATAGCAACGTTGTGCCATCGATTACCCGTCCGCCCTGTTTGTGATCCGTGCTGTCACAATGACAACGCCCGAAGGAATGACCCGGAAAGAATGACCCGGGAAGAATGACAGAGTCGATAGCCCTGCCGGTCGGCGGCGGCTAGCCCATGGAGGGTTTTGTGTCAAAACGGTAGCGGACCGGTCGTGCCCGCTTTGCGGGGACGGTGTTGCAGCGCGGCCATCACCCGCCTAAAGCCGTGCGCCAATGCATCGCGCCGGTCCGGTTTCACGCCGGGCCATGCGAAGAAAATGACGGCCCCTTACGGCCAAATTACGGATTGCCAGTCACCATGATCCAGGGTTTTCGCAAGCTTTTCCAATCTCCGCTCGGCCTTGCGCTGACTTTGGGCTTTGTCGCGCTGATCGCTTTGGCGTTTGCCAGCGCGGATATCACCGGATCGGGCTTTGGCGGCATCGCGGGAAGCGAGCGCGTGGCGACGGTGGGCGACCAGAAAATCACCACGTCGCAATTGCGCACCACCGTGGGCAGCGCGTTCGAACAGGCGCGGGAAAATAATCCGACCGCGACCATGGAGGATTTTCTGGAGGCCGGCGCGATCGACAATCTGCTGGACCAGATGGTCGAACGCTATGCACTTTACGATTTCGGCCTGTCCAAGGGGGTGCGCATCGGCGATTCGCTGATCGGCAGCGAATTGACGCAGATGGCCGCGTTTCAGGGGCCCGACGGAAAATTCAGCCAGGACCTCTATAATCAGGCCATCCAGCGTCGCGGCCTTTCGGACCAGATGGTGCGCGAGGATATCGGACAGGGTCTTGTCTCGCGCATGTTGCTGGTGCCCACGACCTATGGGGACAAGGCACCGCTGAATGTCGCGCGCCGATATGCGGGGCTGCTCAACGAAACGCGCCATGGCGGCGTGGCGCTGATCCCCAGCCCTGCCTTTATCGATCAGGAACCGGTCGACGATGCGGTACTGAAAAAATACCTCGCCGACAATCGCGACACCTATATGCTGCCCGAGCGTCGCACGATCCGCCTTGCGACTTTCGGCGCGGAAGTGCTGGGGGATGCGGCCAAGCCGACCGAGGCCGAGATTGCCGAACGCTATAAGGCGAATGCCAGCCAGTATACCGCGCGCGAGGAGCGCGAGTTCGAGCAGCTGATCGTACCGACCGAAGCCGCGGCCAATGCGCTGAAAGGGCAGATCGCTTCCCCCTCGCAATTGCGGGCCGTGGCGGAAAAGCAGGGGCTTGAGACGAACACGGTCACCGCCACCAGCCGCCAGCAACTGACCTCGACATCAACGCCGCAGGTTGCAGCCGCCGTTTATGACGCGGCCTCGGGCAGCATCGTCGGGCCGGTTCGCGGACCGCTGGGTTTTTACCTGATCCGCGTCGGCAAGGTCACTCCGGTCGCGGCACGCGGTATCGATGCCGTGCGCGGCGAGATTGCCGAAGCGATCGGGCAGGAAAAAACCCGCAGCCTGATGGCCGACCGCGCCTCACAGATCGAGGATCGCCTGCAGTCGGGCGCAAGCCTTGCCGATGTCGCCAAATCGCTGAATGCCGAGGTGAGCAATACGCCCCCGCTGACCGAGGATGGCAGCGTGTTCGGCGAAGGCGAAGTCGATCCATCGGAAGCGCGTCTGGCGCAAACCGTGTTTGCCATGCAGCCCGGTGGCGATGCGCAAATCGCGGCCAGCATGGACGGACAACGCTATGTGATCTTTGAACCCGGCGAAGTCACCCGTGCCGCGCCGCCGCCGTTCGACGACATCAAGGACGTGCTGACGCGCAATTACAAGCTGGAACAGGGCTCTGAAAAGGCGAAGGCTGCCGCCGACAAGGTGATGGCCGCGATCAAGGGCGGCAAGACCCTGTCCGAGGCGCTGGCCGGTCTCGATGTTCGCACACCGCCGGTCGACAGCATCGATCTGTCGCGCCGCCAGCTGATGGCGCAGCGCCAGCAACGCGGCATCGCGCCGCCGCTGGCCCTGATGTTCACCATGGCACCCAAGACCGCGAAACGGCTGGAAGCGCCCAATGGTCTGGGCTGGTTCATCGTCTCGCTCGACAGCATCGACGTACCCGAACTGGCCGACGACGATCCAATCATCGCGCAAACGCAGGCCGAATTGTCGCATCTTCGCCAGCAGGAGCTGATCGACCAGCTTCGCGTTGCGATTGCAAAGGAAGTGCCGGTGACTCGCAATGACAATGCGATTGCCGCCGTTCGCACCCAGCTTGCGCCCTAGCGCAATTGATCGCCCGTATATAAGCGAACCGCCAACACGATGACCGACACCGCCGTCCCCGAAAACGCGGATCACGCCCGCGACGCCTTTGCCGCCAGCCAGTTGCGCGCGGGACGCGCAGGCGTGGTCTGGCGCAAGGTGATCGCGGATTGCGAAACGCCGGTGGCCGCCGCGGTCAAGCTGATCGAACCGGGTCGCGGCGATTTCCTGTTGGAATCGGTCGAAGGGGGCGAGACGCGCGGGCGTTACTCGCTTGTCGGGCTGGATCCCGACCTGCTGTTCCGCGCAAGGGGCGATACGGCGGAAATCAACCGCATCTGGCGGCATGACCGCAACGCTTTCGTCCAGCTGAAGGACGAGCCGCTGACCGCATTGCGCAATCTGGCGGCCAGCTGCCGTTTCGATGTGCCCGATGAATTGCCGCCCGCGCTTGCCTGTCTTGTCGGCTATTTCGGGTATGAAACGATCGGTCTGGTCGAGGATATCGCACGGCCCGCGCCCAATCCGCTGGACCTGCCCGACATGATCTTCGCGCGGCCCACGCTGATCCTCGTGTTCGACCGGCTGAAGGACACGCTGTTCTGCATCGCGCCCGTCTGGCCCTCGGAAAGCAGCGCCGATAATGCCGTTTCCGCCGCGGCAGAGCGGATCGAGGCCTGTCTGGCAAAGCTGCAGGGCGCGCGCCTGTCAACGCCCCCGCTTTTGCCCGAAGAGGCCGAGGCAGCGCTGACCCCGCAATTGCCCGCGGGCCGCTATACCGAGATGGTGCGCGCGGCCAAGGATTACATTACGGCGGGCGATATCTTTCAGGTGGTTCTGGCGCAGCGTTTCACGTGCCCCTT
Coding sequences:
- a CDS encoding CTP synthase; translated protein: MARYIFITGGVVSSLGKGLMAASLAALLQARGYKVRIRKFDPYLNVDPGTMSPYQHGEVFVTDDGAETDLDLGHYERFTGVSAHQGDNITSGRIYQSIIARERRGDYLGATVQVIPHVTDAIKQFALADTEGLDFVLCEFGGTVGDIEGLPFIEAIRQLRNELPREQTAAIHVTLVPYIKAAGELKTKPTQHSVRELTSLGVQPDLLLCRCEHELPESERRKIAQFCNVRTEAVIPALDASSIYAVPLQYHAEGLDAEVLRHFRMDAPAPELAGWDDIVDRFENPEGEVTIGVVGKYVGLPDAYKSLNEALIHGGMANRTKVHVKWIDAELFEQDESDIVAALEPMHGILVPGGFGERGSEGKIESVRFARERDVPFLGICLGMQMACIEGARNTAGIAGASSTEFGETSEPVVGIITEWMTAEGLEKRAEGGDLGGTMRLGAYDAKLAGNSRAANLYGSTEISERHRHRYEVNVAYREALEQGGLLFSGMSPDGLLPEIVERPDHPWFVGVQFHPEYKSRPFAPHPLFAGFIKAALEQSRLV
- a CDS encoding peptidyl-prolyl cis-trans isomerase, which produces MIQGFRKLFQSPLGLALTLGFVALIALAFASADITGSGFGGIAGSERVATVGDQKITTSQLRTTVGSAFEQARENNPTATMEDFLEAGAIDNLLDQMVERYALYDFGLSKGVRIGDSLIGSELTQMAAFQGPDGKFSQDLYNQAIQRRGLSDQMVREDIGQGLVSRMLLVPTTYGDKAPLNVARRYAGLLNETRHGGVALIPSPAFIDQEPVDDAVLKKYLADNRDTYMLPERRTIRLATFGAEVLGDAAKPTEAEIAERYKANASQYTAREEREFEQLIVPTEAAANALKGQIASPSQLRAVAEKQGLETNTVTATSRQQLTSTSTPQVAAAVYDAASGSIVGPVRGPLGFYLIRVGKVTPVAARGIDAVRGEIAEAIGQEKTRSLMADRASQIEDRLQSGASLADVAKSLNAEVSNTPPLTEDGSVFGEGEVDPSEARLAQTVFAMQPGGDAQIAASMDGQRYVIFEPGEVTRAAPPPFDDIKDVLTRNYKLEQGSEKAKAAADKVMAAIKGGKTLSEALAGLDVRTPPVDSIDLSRRQLMAQRQQRGIAPPLALMFTMAPKTAKRLEAPNGLGWFIVSLDSIDVPELADDDPIIAQTQAELSHLRQQELIDQLRVAIAKEVPVTRNDNAIAAVRTQLAP
- the tpiA gene encoding triose-phosphate isomerase; the encoded protein is MAQRCYVVGNWKMHGMRTDLSEARAIDRASSRLPKVEVAIAPPATLISALREAVNQIGVGAQNCHSSEKGAHTGDISAAMLREAGADFVIVGHSERRADHGETNADVKAKAEAAQAVDLGVILCVGESAEQRDSGEAEKIVARQLADCLPDSPQRLSVAYEPIWAIGTGRVPSVQDVGTMHKWLRAVLMDRYGDEGKEIRILYGGSVKGDNAAELLSASEVGGALVGGASLTADGFVPIIAAASSLDEG
- the secG gene encoding preprotein translocase subunit SecG, encoding MSLFLFLTIVQAIVGAALVGAILMQQSEGGGLGVGGSPSGLMSARGAANFMTRATGILAVLFVVLSIALAAIAVETTQGSEIDTSLDRTIPAAAPDPLAPAVPAATPAPAGEAAPAADADPLAGSAE
- the trpE gene encoding anthranilate synthase component I is translated as MTDTAVPENADHARDAFAASQLRAGRAGVVWRKVIADCETPVAAAVKLIEPGRGDFLLESVEGGETRGRYSLVGLDPDLLFRARGDTAEINRIWRHDRNAFVQLKDEPLTALRNLAASCRFDVPDELPPALACLVGYFGYETIGLVEDIARPAPNPLDLPDMIFARPTLILVFDRLKDTLFCIAPVWPSESSADNAVSAAAERIEACLAKLQGARLSTPPLLPEEAEAALTPQLPAGRYTEMVRAAKDYITAGDIFQVVLAQRFTCPFPLPPLALYRALRRVNPSPFLYFLDLPGFALTGSSPEILVRVRGGADGKPEVTIRPIAGTRPRGKDAEEDRANRDSLLADPKERAEHLMLLDLGRNDVGRVAKPGTVRVTESYTVEHYSHVMHIVSNVVGDLAADADAIDAMFAGFPAGTVSGAPKVRACQIIAELEPETRGAYAGGVGYFAPDGSVDSCIVLRTAVVKDGVMHVQAGAGIVADSDPAYEQRECEAKAGALLAAAKEALSLAGEPGYGQ